In Natrinema amylolyticum, the following are encoded in one genomic region:
- a CDS encoding NAD-dependent epimerase/dehydratase family protein — MSSTDDPPSISGKRILVTGGAGFIGSNIADTLISDNDVRILDNLSSGSRSNVPEGATLIEGDIRNDDDLERATESVDIIFHQAALVSVEESVEYPELTHDINVTATVKVLEHARRESARIVFASSAAVYGQPESMPISEDHPTNPTSPYGLSKLAAEQYIQLYMDLYNLEAIVLRYFNVYGPGQMSSDYSAVISAFVKQAANGNPITVEGDGSQTRDFVHIRDVVQANLLAAKSEASGVFNVGTGESVSILKLAETIHTVADSDSEIVHVDARSEDIGRSRANITQIKLTLDFQPSVSLYEGLDDVIVEN, encoded by the coding sequence ATGAGTTCTACTGACGATCCCCCATCGATTTCCGGGAAACGGATTCTCGTGACTGGTGGGGCTGGATTTATCGGGAGCAATATCGCTGACACGCTTATTTCCGATAACGACGTTCGAATCCTCGATAACCTCTCGAGCGGCTCTCGATCGAACGTCCCTGAGGGAGCCACGTTGATCGAGGGCGATATCAGGAACGATGACGATCTCGAGCGGGCGACTGAGAGCGTCGACATCATTTTTCATCAGGCGGCGTTAGTCAGCGTCGAAGAGTCAGTAGAGTATCCTGAGTTAACCCACGATATCAACGTCACTGCAACGGTGAAGGTACTCGAACACGCGCGGCGGGAATCGGCGCGTATAGTGTTCGCCTCGAGTGCTGCTGTATACGGGCAGCCGGAATCGATGCCGATCTCCGAGGACCATCCGACGAATCCCACGTCACCATATGGCCTCTCGAAGCTCGCTGCCGAGCAGTATATTCAACTGTATATGGATCTGTACAACCTTGAGGCCATCGTGCTTCGGTACTTTAACGTCTATGGTCCAGGGCAGATGAGCAGCGATTACAGCGCCGTTATCAGTGCTTTTGTCAAGCAAGCGGCAAATGGGAACCCTATCACAGTCGAAGGTGACGGATCACAGACCCGAGATTTCGTTCACATTCGTGATGTCGTACAGGCAAACCTGCTGGCTGCAAAGTCTGAAGCCTCTGGAGTGTTCAACGTCGGAACTGGTGAAAGTGTATCGATTCTTAAACTAGCGGAAACCATTCATACAGTCGCTGATTCAGACTCGGAAATCGTCCATGTGGATGCTCGTTCAGAAGATATCGGCCGTAGTCGAGCCAATATCACACAGATTAAATTGACGCTTGATTTTCAACCATCTGTTTCGCTCTATGAGGGCTTAGATGACGTCATAGTAGAGAACTAA